Proteins found in one Hypericibacter terrae genomic segment:
- a CDS encoding NUDIX domain-containing protein, which yields MTESDASRPPAGPRLHPRDAVAAIIVVPPQGYLLQLRDNRPDIFFPDHWGLFGGAIEPGESEEAALRRELLEEIGVDFPPEAVRYATRIDIDWNRPGFGMKTRAFFEVSLAAERVRSVVLREGADLRVFSPAEIQNLRVTPYDAFGLWLHINRERIG from the coding sequence ATGACGGAGAGCGACGCCTCACGCCCGCCGGCCGGCCCGCGCCTGCATCCGCGCGATGCGGTCGCCGCGATCATCGTCGTGCCGCCGCAGGGATATCTGCTGCAGCTCCGCGACAATCGCCCGGATATCTTCTTCCCCGATCATTGGGGCCTCTTCGGCGGCGCCATCGAGCCCGGCGAGAGCGAGGAGGCTGCGCTGCGCCGCGAACTTCTGGAGGAGATCGGGGTCGATTTCCCACCCGAGGCGGTGCGCTACGCCACGCGCATCGACATCGACTGGAACCGGCCGGGATTCGGGATGAAGACGCGCGCGTTCTTCGAGGTCTCCCTGGCGGCGGAGAGGGTTCGCTCCGTGGTTTTGCGGGAAGGCGCGGACCTTCGCGTCTTCTCGCCCGCCGAGATCCAGAACCTCCGCGTTACGCCCTATGACGCCTTCGGCCTCTGGCTGCATATCAACCGGGAGCGCATCGGATAG
- a CDS encoding UDP binding domain-containing protein, whose amino-acid sequence MIGFAGMTHLGIVSSLAAAAKGVSTVAFDPSAELVAQLSQGRFPIDEPRLAEIWTAHRGNIRFTSQASDLSACDPIYVAPDVPTGDSGESDLEPVHRLLDIVGKAAAGRTRVLLSQVPPGFTRALRDESLYYQVETLVFGRAFERALEPERYIVGCADPARPLPPAFRAYLERFGCPILPMRYESAELAKIAINCCLAASVTVANSLAELAEGVGADWSEIVPTLRLDRRIGPHSYLTPGLGLSGGNIERDLSTVTRLADAAGADASAIRAMLVNSRHCKDWPLRRFGELVADRVKHPRVALWGLAYKENTHSTKNSPALAFLSGLGPSVVQAFDPLVAAEARYHPGIVQAKDPLDACRGADALAILTPWPQFRSVAPGDVATAMKGRVLLDPYRILDPQACRAAGLQQAVLGAP is encoded by the coding sequence ATGATCGGCTTTGCGGGCATGACGCATCTGGGCATCGTCTCGAGCCTCGCGGCGGCGGCCAAGGGTGTGTCGACGGTCGCCTTCGATCCGAGCGCGGAACTCGTCGCGCAGCTGAGTCAGGGACGGTTCCCGATCGACGAACCCCGGCTCGCCGAGATCTGGACGGCCCATCGGGGGAACATCCGCTTCACCAGCCAGGCGTCCGACCTCTCCGCCTGCGACCCGATCTATGTCGCGCCGGATGTTCCCACCGGCGATAGCGGCGAGAGCGATCTCGAGCCCGTCCATCGGCTGCTCGATATCGTCGGCAAGGCCGCGGCCGGAAGGACGCGGGTCCTGCTGAGCCAGGTGCCGCCGGGCTTCACCCGGGCGCTGCGAGACGAGAGCCTCTATTATCAGGTCGAAACCCTGGTGTTCGGCCGCGCCTTCGAGCGTGCGCTCGAGCCGGAGCGCTACATCGTCGGCTGCGCCGACCCGGCCCGCCCCCTGCCGCCGGCCTTTCGGGCCTATCTCGAGCGGTTCGGCTGTCCCATCCTGCCGATGCGCTATGAGAGCGCGGAGCTCGCGAAGATCGCCATCAATTGCTGCCTCGCGGCGAGCGTCACGGTCGCCAACTCGCTGGCCGAGCTGGCCGAGGGCGTGGGCGCCGACTGGTCGGAGATCGTTCCCACCCTGCGGCTCGATCGCCGCATCGGCCCGCATTCCTATCTGACGCCGGGCCTTGGCCTCTCCGGCGGCAATATCGAGCGCGACCTCTCGACCGTGACCCGGCTCGCCGACGCCGCCGGCGCCGATGCGAGTGCCATCCGCGCGATGCTCGTCAACAGCCGCCACTGCAAGGATTGGCCCTTGCGCCGGTTCGGCGAGCTGGTGGCGGACCGGGTCAAGCATCCGCGCGTCGCGCTCTGGGGCCTCGCCTACAAGGAGAACACCCATTCGACCAAGAACTCGCCGGCCCTGGCCTTCTTGAGCGGGCTCGGCCCCTCGGTCGTGCAAGCCTTCGATCCACTGGTCGCCGCCGAGGCCCGCTATCATCCCGGCATCGTCCAGGCCAAGGATCCGCTCGATGCCTGCCGCGGCGCCGACGCGCTGGCGATCCTGACGCCCTGGCCGCAGTTCAGGAGCGTCGCGCCCGGCGACGTCGCCACCGCCATGAAGGGGCGCGTCCTGTTGGACCCCTATCGCATCCTCGATCCCCAGGCCTGCCGCGCGGCCGGCCTTCAGCAAGCCGTCCTTGGAGCTCCGTGA
- a CDS encoding DegT/DnrJ/EryC1/StrS family aminotransferase: MTDFKVPFIDLALRYQEEREEILACIDRVLSKGHLVLTEEVNEFEADVVRYTGARHCISMNSGTDALMIGMWAMGIGKGDEVITPPVSFVASTGSIAHIGAVPVYADVKDDQTIDPAEIEKRITPRTRAIMPVHWVGRIADMDAIRDIAKRHNIKIIEDAAQSMGAYYKGKHGGTFGDAGAVSAHPLKNLNALGDGGFLLTDDDEIAHKARLYRNHGLESRDNCAFYGVNSRLDVLNAEVLKFRLTRLKGVIDQRRRNANIYRKIIKPGHVQIPEEKSHEVVSYVMFITQADDRDRLQKFLAERGVQTLVYYGTALHLHKAAASLGYKRGDFPMAERQCDRVLALPHMQYLSEDQVAYAAELVNKFYGV, encoded by the coding sequence GTGACCGATTTCAAGGTGCCCTTTATCGATCTGGCATTGCGCTACCAAGAGGAGCGCGAAGAGATCCTCGCTTGCATCGACCGGGTCCTGTCAAAGGGACATCTGGTCCTGACCGAGGAGGTCAACGAGTTCGAGGCCGATGTCGTCCGGTACACGGGCGCCAGGCATTGCATCTCGATGAACTCGGGCACCGACGCGCTGATGATCGGCATGTGGGCGATGGGGATCGGCAAGGGCGACGAGGTGATCACGCCGCCGGTCTCGTTCGTGGCCTCGACGGGCTCGATCGCCCATATCGGCGCCGTCCCGGTCTATGCCGACGTCAAGGACGACCAGACCATCGATCCGGCCGAGATCGAGAAGCGGATCACGCCGCGCACCCGGGCGATCATGCCGGTCCATTGGGTCGGCCGCATCGCCGACATGGATGCGATTCGCGACATCGCCAAGCGCCACAATATCAAGATCATCGAGGACGCCGCCCAGTCCATGGGCGCCTATTACAAGGGCAAGCATGGCGGCACCTTCGGCGATGCCGGCGCCGTGTCCGCGCATCCGCTCAAGAACCTCAACGCGCTGGGCGACGGCGGCTTCCTGCTGACCGACGACGACGAGATCGCCCACAAGGCGCGGCTCTATCGCAACCATGGGCTCGAGAGCCGCGACAATTGCGCCTTTTACGGCGTCAATTCGCGGCTCGACGTGCTCAACGCCGAGGTCCTGAAGTTCCGCCTGACGCGCCTCAAGGGCGTCATCGACCAGCGGCGGCGCAACGCCAACATCTATCGCAAGATCATCAAGCCGGGTCACGTGCAGATTCCCGAAGAGAAGTCGCACGAGGTCGTGTCCTATGTGATGTTCATCACCCAGGCCGACGATCGCGACCGGCTGCAGAAATTCCTGGCGGAGCGCGGCGTGCAGACCCTGGTCTATTACGGAACGGCCCTGCATCTGCACAAGGCCGCGGCCAGCCTCGGCTACAAGCGCGGCGATTTCCCGATGGCGGAGCGGCAATGCGACCGCGTGCTGGCGCTGCCCCACATGCAGTATCTCTCCGAGGATCAGGTGGCCTACGCCGCCGAGCTGGTGAACAAGTTCTACGGCGTGTGA
- a CDS encoding class I SAM-dependent methyltransferase, whose amino-acid sequence MAEVNLLARLPRSRRNVNARAEAKSPEVIATSRKFGQEYFDGPREYGYGGYRYDGRWVPIAEDIVAHFGLKAGDRVLDVGCAKGFLVKDLMKVCPGLEVFGIDISEYAVMHCEPEVVGRLHLGSCEHLPFPSNSFSAVVSINTIHNQNREGVIRSLKEVQRLCGGRAYVQVDSYRDEEQRQLFLDWVLTANFHDYPDGWRKVFAEAGYTGDYYWTIVE is encoded by the coding sequence ATGGCTGAGGTCAATCTTCTCGCGCGCCTGCCGCGCTCGCGGCGCAATGTGAACGCCCGCGCGGAGGCCAAGAGCCCGGAGGTGATCGCCACCTCCCGGAAATTCGGCCAGGAATATTTCGACGGCCCGCGGGAATATGGCTATGGCGGCTATCGCTATGACGGGCGGTGGGTCCCGATCGCCGAGGACATCGTTGCCCATTTCGGCCTCAAGGCCGGCGATCGGGTGCTGGATGTCGGCTGCGCCAAGGGATTCCTGGTCAAGGACCTGATGAAGGTCTGCCCCGGGCTCGAGGTGTTCGGCATCGACATCTCGGAATACGCGGTCATGCATTGCGAGCCCGAGGTGGTCGGTCGGCTCCATCTCGGCAGCTGCGAGCATCTGCCCTTCCCCAGCAACAGCTTCAGCGCGGTGGTGTCGATCAACACGATTCATAACCAGAACCGCGAAGGCGTGATCCGCTCGCTCAAGGAAGTGCAGCGGCTCTGCGGCGGCCGGGCCTATGTGCAGGTCGATTCCTATCGCGACGAAGAACAGCGCCAGCTCTTCCTCGACTGGGTTCTGACCGCGAATTTCCACGATTATCCGGATGGCTGGCGCAAGGTGTTCGCCGAGGCCGGCTATACGGGCGACTATTACTGGACGATCGTGGAGTAG
- a CDS encoding NAD-dependent epimerase/dehydratase family protein: MRTYILLGGGGVFAVHFAKYLLEKTDPRKVICVGRNPPAAPPFTLEVGKGDARYRYEQIHVVFEQDRLFELFDREKPEVIVNFAALAYATSWEKSFRYYETNVVALAKMCEDLMKRDYLERFVQIGTSELYGPVEKPAAEDAPLHPTSPYAVSKLAGDMHLDTLWAVRKFPMNIIRPSNAYGPGQLLYRILPRAVYCALTGQKLPLQGGGNVKKSYMHAQDLAHAIWLMTEKAPFGRLYNVGPEQPSSIRHLVELVAEETGVPFETLVDITPGRVGEDAQYWLDSTRIKTELGYQERISLREGVRDMVAWGRHYLKQLPPPAEFVLRA; the protein is encoded by the coding sequence ATGAGGACCTATATTCTCTTGGGCGGCGGTGGCGTGTTCGCGGTCCATTTCGCGAAATATCTGCTCGAGAAGACCGACCCCCGGAAGGTGATCTGCGTCGGCCGCAATCCGCCGGCAGCCCCTCCCTTCACGCTCGAAGTCGGCAAGGGCGATGCGCGCTATCGCTACGAGCAGATCCATGTCGTGTTCGAGCAGGACCGGCTGTTCGAGCTGTTCGACCGCGAGAAGCCCGAGGTGATCGTCAATTTCGCAGCACTCGCCTACGCCACCTCCTGGGAGAAGTCGTTCCGCTATTACGAGACCAATGTCGTCGCCCTGGCGAAGATGTGCGAGGATCTCATGAAGCGCGACTATCTCGAGCGCTTCGTTCAGATCGGAACCTCGGAGCTGTACGGCCCGGTCGAGAAGCCGGCGGCCGAGGATGCGCCGCTGCACCCGACCAGCCCCTATGCCGTCTCGAAGCTGGCGGGCGACATGCATCTCGACACGCTGTGGGCGGTCCGCAAGTTCCCGATGAACATCATCCGCCCGTCCAACGCCTATGGGCCGGGCCAGCTGCTCTATCGCATCCTGCCGCGCGCGGTCTATTGCGCGCTGACCGGCCAGAAGCTGCCCCTGCAGGGCGGCGGTAACGTCAAGAAATCCTACATGCATGCCCAGGACCTGGCGCATGCGATCTGGCTGATGACGGAGAAGGCGCCGTTCGGCCGCCTCTACAATGTCGGGCCCGAGCAGCCCTCGAGCATCCGCCATCTGGTCGAGCTGGTGGCGGAAGAAACCGGCGTTCCGTTCGAGACGCTGGTCGACATCACCCCCGGCCGCGTCGGCGAGGACGCGCAATACTGGCTCGACAGCACCCGGATCAAGACCGAGCTGGGCTATCAGGAGCGCATCAGCTTGCGCGAAGGCGTCCGCGACATGGTCGCGTGGGGCCGCCACTATCTCAAGCAGCTGCCGCCGCCCGCCGAGTTTGTCCTGCGCGCCTGA
- a CDS encoding PIG-L deacetylase family protein — MAGILVIAPHALDEVLGCGGTMARHAEDGRRVDTLILFGDDSSRGLLRHEAAPKAAAALGTNAPRFVGLPENRSDTLPLVEVVGAIERAIAESAPEIVYVPHGGSLHIDHQTTFRAAMTAIRPVPKHPVRAIYAYEIVSSTEWAPRALGEPFSPTRFTDIERTLDRKMRALDCYAAEMRPTPHARSREGVIALAHNRGHSVGMAAAEAFMVLRELD, encoded by the coding sequence ATGGCCGGCATCCTGGTCATCGCCCCGCATGCGCTGGATGAAGTGCTCGGCTGCGGCGGCACGATGGCGCGCCATGCCGAAGACGGACGCCGGGTCGATACGCTGATCCTCTTCGGTGACGATTCCAGCCGTGGCCTGTTACGGCATGAAGCCGCGCCGAAAGCGGCGGCGGCGCTAGGTACGAATGCGCCGCGCTTCGTCGGGTTGCCCGAGAACCGCAGCGACACCCTGCCCCTGGTCGAGGTGGTCGGCGCGATCGAGCGGGCGATCGCCGAATCCGCGCCCGAGATCGTCTATGTGCCTCACGGCGGCAGCCTGCATATCGACCACCAGACCACCTTCCGGGCGGCGATGACCGCGATTCGTCCCGTGCCCAAGCATCCGGTGCGGGCGATCTATGCCTATGAAATCGTCTCGAGCACGGAATGGGCGCCAAGGGCGCTGGGCGAACCCTTCTCGCCGACCCGCTTCACCGACATCGAGCGGACCCTCGATCGCAAGATGCGGGCACTCGACTGCTATGCGGCCGAGATGAGGCCCACGCCCCATGCGCGATCGCGCGAGGGCGTGATCGCCCTTGCGCATAACCGCGGCCATTCGGTCGGCATGGCCGCCGCCGAGGCCTTCATGGTGCTGCGCGAGCTGGACTGA
- a CDS encoding DegT/DnrJ/EryC1/StrS family aminotransferase produces the protein MPSPSTPRSVRYSPLGQQFADPEPILADIRRLVASGDFTLGKVVGEFEAMFAAMLGTRHAIGVGSGTDALKVSLKAAGLEPGDEVITAANTFWATVGAIAELGARPVFVDCDDMFGLDIDRLEAAIGPRTRAIVPVQLTGDVVDMPRIMEIARAHKLPVIEDACQSLLGEWEGRKAGTFGLAGAFSMHPLKIINVWGDAGVVVTDDDAIDRRCRLLRNHGLRNRNEMEILGYNTRLDSLQAVVGKHMLPQVPGWVEGRAAAAAYYDRAFADIPQLRIPHRDPRSKNVYLLYVLFAEHRDELHAHCVAEGIEAKVHYPIPVYRQQALRYLGHKEGDFPVADRHAREVITFPVDQYLSHAEQDRVVDVVRSFYQKRR, from the coding sequence ATGCCATCCCCATCGACGCCTCGCTCCGTCCGCTATTCGCCGCTCGGCCAGCAATTCGCCGATCCCGAACCGATCCTTGCCGACATCCGCCGCCTGGTCGCGTCGGGAGATTTCACGCTGGGAAAGGTGGTCGGCGAGTTCGAGGCGATGTTCGCCGCCATGCTGGGAACCAGGCACGCCATTGGCGTCGGCTCCGGCACCGATGCCCTCAAGGTCTCGCTCAAGGCGGCGGGGCTGGAGCCCGGCGACGAGGTTATCACCGCCGCCAACACCTTCTGGGCGACGGTGGGCGCCATCGCGGAGCTGGGCGCCCGTCCGGTCTTCGTCGATTGCGACGACATGTTCGGCCTCGACATCGACCGGCTCGAAGCCGCCATCGGCCCTCGCACCAGGGCCATCGTCCCGGTGCAGCTGACCGGCGATGTGGTCGACATGCCGCGGATCATGGAGATCGCGCGCGCCCACAAGCTGCCGGTCATCGAGGATGCCTGCCAGAGCCTGCTGGGCGAGTGGGAGGGTCGCAAGGCCGGGACCTTCGGGCTGGCCGGCGCCTTCTCGATGCACCCGCTCAAGATCATCAATGTCTGGGGCGATGCCGGCGTCGTCGTGACCGACGACGACGCGATCGACCGGCGCTGCCGGCTCTTGCGCAATCACGGGCTGCGCAATCGCAACGAGATGGAGATCCTGGGCTACAACACGCGCCTGGACTCGCTCCAGGCCGTGGTGGGCAAGCATATGCTGCCTCAGGTCCCGGGCTGGGTCGAAGGGCGCGCGGCCGCGGCCGCCTATTACGACCGCGCGTTCGCCGACATTCCCCAGCTCCGGATTCCACACCGCGATCCGCGCAGCAAGAACGTCTATCTGCTCTATGTGCTGTTCGCCGAGCACCGGGACGAGCTGCATGCGCATTGCGTGGCCGAGGGCATCGAGGCCAAGGTGCATTACCCGATCCCGGTCTATCGCCAGCAGGCCCTCCGCTATCTCGGCCATAAGGAAGGCGATTTCCCGGTGGCCGATCGCCATGCGCGGGAAGTGATCACTTTCCCGGTCGATCAGTATCTCAGCCATGCGGAGCAGGACCGGGTTGTCGATGTGGTCCGTTCGTTCTATCAAAAGCGCCGCTGA
- a CDS encoding Gfo/Idh/MocA family protein, with protein sequence MRVAVVGLGVQGHKRRSVAGADLAATVDPVNPEADYRRIEEAPISSYDAALICTPDEPKLAILDYLASHRKHALVEKPLIADDDAAIAGLRDRARAKGAVLYTAYNHRFEPHFIRMRELLQSGRLGRIYRLRMFYGNGTARLVHDSAWRDAGAGVLPDLGSHLLDTILFWLGSPPAAPFRVVSADRFENRAFDHVVLASAGPPSIELEMTLCSWRNDFKCDLLAENGSAHIESLCKWGPTHFTVRDRKLPSGRPDESSKTLIQPDPTWVAEYAHFKSLCESGGPDNLDNDLWINRSLRKLAAEALAS encoded by the coding sequence ACTCGGTGTCCAGGGCCATAAGAGGCGAAGCGTCGCGGGGGCGGACCTGGCCGCCACCGTCGACCCGGTCAACCCCGAGGCCGACTACCGCCGCATCGAGGAGGCGCCGATCTCGAGTTATGACGCGGCCCTGATCTGCACGCCGGACGAGCCCAAGCTCGCCATCCTCGATTACCTGGCCTCCCACCGGAAGCATGCGCTGGTCGAGAAGCCCTTGATCGCGGACGACGATGCTGCCATTGCCGGCCTTCGGGATCGGGCGCGGGCAAAGGGGGCGGTGCTCTACACCGCCTATAACCATCGCTTCGAGCCGCATTTCATCCGGATGCGCGAGCTGCTGCAAAGCGGCCGGCTCGGCCGGATCTATCGCTTGCGCATGTTCTACGGCAACGGAACGGCGCGCCTGGTGCATGACTCGGCCTGGCGCGATGCCGGTGCCGGCGTGCTCCCCGATCTGGGATCGCATCTGCTCGACACCATCCTGTTCTGGCTGGGATCGCCCCCCGCGGCACCGTTTCGCGTCGTGTCCGCGGACCGATTCGAGAATCGGGCGTTCGATCATGTCGTGCTCGCCTCGGCCGGGCCGCCCTCGATCGAGCTGGAGATGACGCTCTGTTCCTGGCGCAACGATTTCAAATGCGACCTGCTGGCCGAGAACGGCAGCGCGCACATCGAATCGCTGTGCAAATGGGGCCCGACCCACTTCACCGTTCGCGACCGCAAGCTCCCCAGCGGTCGGCCAGACGAGTCGTCGAAAACGCTGATCCAGCCCGATCCGACCTGGGTCGCGGAGTACGCGCATTTCAAGTCGCTCTGCGAATCGGGCGGCCCCGACAATCTCGACAACGATCTCTGGATCAACCGCAGCTTGCGGAAGCTCGCCGCCGAGGCCCTGGCGTCATGA
- a CDS encoding class I SAM-dependent methyltransferase, producing the protein MTDPTDTGFPCQVCGSKGLERQSAFTALPRVTSDCKPWPAGGSLAVCSDCGAIQKIPDAQWQNEIRRIYGAYEIYHLSDGAEQVIFAGAGGEASPRSHMLVDFVAKTIALPPTGKLIDIGCGNGAALAGFSKILPQWELYGNELSDRVLPALEKIPNFVALYTVDDVKAIPGRYDLVSMIHSLEHMPAPLSTVTAATRLLEDRGSVFIEVPDIETSPFDLVVADHLSHFSLDTLRYLASRAGLTAVTATTSVLGKEITFIGRSGQTSLPRPAAAAGFRAARATVTWLQSVIDRARTLSKEGPLGIFGTSISGMWLYGALEGRIDFFVDEDRSRIGRDYEGKPILAPQDAPAGSTVYVPLTPAVSTKVVARLAGHGARFVPPPEWPGN; encoded by the coding sequence ATGACCGATCCCACCGACACCGGATTTCCTTGTCAGGTTTGCGGCTCGAAGGGCCTCGAACGGCAGAGCGCCTTCACCGCATTGCCGCGCGTCACGTCGGACTGCAAGCCCTGGCCGGCCGGCGGCAGCCTTGCCGTATGCAGCGACTGCGGCGCCATCCAGAAGATCCCCGACGCGCAATGGCAGAACGAGATCCGGCGGATCTATGGCGCTTACGAGATCTATCATTTGTCGGACGGCGCCGAGCAGGTCATCTTCGCCGGCGCCGGCGGCGAAGCATCGCCGCGGTCTCATATGCTGGTGGATTTCGTCGCCAAGACGATCGCGCTTCCGCCCACGGGCAAGCTGATCGACATCGGCTGTGGCAACGGCGCCGCGCTGGCCGGTTTCTCGAAAATCCTGCCGCAATGGGAACTCTACGGAAACGAGCTTTCCGATCGCGTGCTGCCGGCTCTCGAGAAAATCCCGAACTTCGTCGCGCTCTATACCGTCGACGATGTGAAGGCGATCCCGGGCCGGTATGACCTGGTGTCGATGATTCACTCGCTGGAGCATATGCCGGCACCCCTGTCGACCGTGACCGCGGCCACGAGACTGCTGGAGGACCGGGGCAGCGTCTTCATCGAGGTCCCCGACATCGAGACCTCGCCTTTCGATCTCGTGGTGGCGGATCACCTCAGTCACTTCTCCCTCGACACGCTGCGCTATCTGGCGAGCCGGGCCGGCTTGACCGCCGTCACGGCAACGACGTCGGTCCTGGGCAAGGAGATCACCTTCATCGGGCGAAGCGGTCAGACCTCTCTGCCGAGACCCGCCGCGGCAGCGGGCTTTCGCGCCGCCCGGGCGACCGTGACCTGGTTGCAATCGGTGATCGACCGGGCCCGGACGTTGTCGAAGGAGGGGCCGCTCGGAATCTTTGGCACCTCCATCTCCGGCATGTGGCTCTATGGTGCGCTCGAGGGCCGGATCGACTTTTTCGTGGATGAAGATCGATCACGGATCGGGCGCGACTATGAGGGCAAGCCGATCCTGGCGCCTCAGGACGCGCCCGCCGGCTCGACCGTCTATGTTCCGCTGACACCAGCGGTCTCGACCAAGGTCGTGGCGCGGCTGGCCGGCCATGGCGCGCGCTTCGTGCCGCCTCCCGAATGGCCGGGGAATTAG
- a CDS encoding NAD-dependent epimerase/dehydratase family protein, translating to MTPVTFDHRQTPPAEPARVVVLGSRGFIGAALVRDLAAGGVPTLALSSADLDLAMPDAAAKLTALLQPEDALVFLSAVTPDKGRDIASTMRNLRMGEAVAAALQARPVAHLVYLSSDAVYSFEAGLVSEATPAAPIDLYGVMHRTRELMLQQAFKGPLAILRSTLVYGAADTHNSYGANRFRRLAEKDRKITLGGKGEETRDHLLIDDAVAMIREVLRHRSHGILNMVTGQSVTFDELARLVGGLFSPAAEVIHTPRQSPVTHRHFDPALRRRAFPEFRFTPLIDGLRKVHREAQSGA from the coding sequence GTGACGCCCGTGACCTTCGATCATCGACAGACTCCTCCCGCCGAACCCGCCCGTGTCGTGGTGCTGGGCTCGCGCGGTTTCATCGGCGCGGCCCTCGTCCGCGATCTCGCGGCCGGCGGCGTCCCGACCCTGGCGCTCTCCTCGGCCGATCTCGACCTGGCGATGCCCGATGCGGCCGCGAAACTGACCGCCCTGCTGCAGCCCGAGGATGCACTGGTGTTCCTGTCGGCCGTGACGCCGGACAAGGGCCGCGACATCGCCAGCACCATGCGCAATCTGCGGATGGGCGAGGCGGTGGCAGCGGCGCTGCAAGCGCGGCCGGTTGCCCATCTGGTCTATCTCAGCTCGGATGCGGTCTATTCCTTCGAGGCCGGCCTCGTCTCCGAAGCCACGCCGGCCGCGCCCATCGACCTCTACGGCGTCATGCACCGCACCCGCGAGCTCATGCTGCAGCAGGCGTTCAAGGGGCCGCTGGCGATCTTGCGCTCGACCCTCGTCTATGGCGCGGCGGATACGCACAATTCCTACGGCGCCAACCGCTTCCGGCGCCTGGCCGAGAAGGATCGCAAGATCACTCTGGGCGGCAAGGGCGAGGAGACCCGCGATCATCTGCTGATCGACGATGCCGTCGCCATGATCCGGGAGGTGCTCCGGCATCGCAGCCACGGCATCCTGAACATGGTCACCGGGCAGTCGGTCACGTTCGACGAGCTGGCGCGGCTGGTGGGAGGGCTTTTCAGTCCGGCAGCGGAGGTGATCCATACGCCGCGGCAGTCGCCGGTCACCCACCGGCATTTCGATCCGGCGCTGCGCCGGCGCGCCTTTCCCGAGTTCCGCTTCACGCCACTGATCGACGGCCTGCGCAAGGTCCATCGCGAGGCGCAGTCGGGCGCGTGA
- a CDS encoding sulfotransferase family 2 domain-containing protein: protein MHIPKTGGMTAQQYLTCCLGGKRGGRRCKLGEIYLHQSPDERKIERARASRFICGHFSWASVERIGIRDDDYIFTFLREPRSRLQSFYRVMTNYPKDHLTEAVMSRVERCRDMSQLDMFTTSDLDLRNMIDNYMVRQLSGRLVDYPFRESEWPALLEIAKRNLRRLNRVGLQETYEADFGRVLCDLDLPRLPVIPRDNATDDVVKRAWVKGKTYQENPADIQAAMAPLVRWDDALYDYARELRASGAFGPVA, encoded by the coding sequence ATGCATATCCCCAAGACCGGCGGGATGACGGCGCAGCAATATCTGACCTGCTGTCTCGGCGGAAAACGGGGCGGGCGGCGGTGCAAGCTGGGTGAGATCTATCTTCATCAATCTCCCGATGAGCGGAAGATCGAACGGGCGCGGGCATCGCGCTTCATTTGCGGCCATTTTTCCTGGGCCAGCGTCGAGCGCATCGGCATTCGCGACGACGACTACATCTTCACCTTTCTTCGCGAGCCGCGGAGCCGCCTGCAGTCCTTCTATCGGGTGATGACGAACTACCCCAAGGATCACCTGACCGAAGCGGTGATGAGCCGGGTGGAGCGATGCCGGGACATGTCCCAACTGGACATGTTCACCACGTCGGATCTCGATCTCCGGAACATGATCGACAACTACATGGTGCGCCAGCTCTCGGGCCGGCTGGTCGACTATCCGTTTCGGGAATCGGAATGGCCGGCCCTTCTCGAGATCGCCAAGCGCAATCTCCGGCGCCTGAATCGCGTCGGCTTGCAGGAAACATACGAGGCCGATTTCGGACGGGTTCTGTGCGACTTGGACCTGCCGCGCCTGCCGGTCATCCCCAGAGACAATGCGACGGACGACGTCGTCAAACGGGCCTGGGTCAAGGGCAAGACCTACCAGGAAAACCCCGCCGATATCCAGGCGGCCATGGCGCCGCTGGTCCGCTGGGACGACGCGCTCTACGACTATGCCCGTGAGCTCCGCGCGAGCGGAGCGTTCGGACCCGTCGCCTAG